From Gemmatimonadota bacterium, the proteins below share one genomic window:
- a CDS encoding HEPN domain-containing protein, with translation MTEQEKIRALVRYRLDQADEALRSAETNLAQGLERSAVNRAYYAMFYAVLALLATRAQETSRHGGAILLFDRIYVKPGVLPKDFSRWLHEAFNQRQTADYATEFRLSADALRQLLQHAGAFVNGVIDHLRTAGFLGS, from the coding sequence TTGACGGAACAGGAGAAGATTCGGGCGCTGGTTCGCTACCGACTGGATCAGGCGGACGAGGCGCTCCGTTCCGCGGAAACAAACCTTGCGCAAGGACTGGAAAGATCTGCCGTGAATCGAGCGTACTACGCCATGTTCTACGCCGTGCTGGCACTGTTGGCTACCCGCGCGCAGGAAACCTCCCGGCATGGCGGCGCCATATTGCTGTTCGACCGCATCTACGTGAAGCCAGGGGTTCTCCCCAAAGATTTTTCCCGATGGCTGCACGAGGCCTTCAATCAGCGGCAGACCGCGGACTACGCGACGGAATTCCGGCTCTCCGCGGATGCGCTTCGCCAGCTCCTGCAGCACGCCGGGGCATTTGTGAACGGAGTGATCGATCACCTGCGGACAGCAGGATTTCTCGGGTCCTGA
- a CDS encoding class 1 isoprenoid biosynthesis enzyme, producing the protein EEGGVREIPRPEEMVEHVHRVRGGRLFELAFVAPKLLETGEAGRRVRRAEPALARLGTAFQIVDDLTDFEFDLDRRSHNLLVSQIRHHGTSRQRAKLVELWGGAPARPGLVESLFREPARAVLGWAYREARAAFRAFEELGFWFPARLADQVVHAIVGLEGVTRMEAIASP; encoded by the coding sequence GAGGAGGGGGGCGTCAGAGAGATCCCGCGGCCCGAGGAGATGGTCGAGCACGTGCACCGCGTGCGCGGCGGCCGGCTCTTCGAGCTGGCCTTCGTCGCCCCCAAGCTGCTGGAAACGGGCGAAGCAGGACGGCGAGTGCGACGGGCGGAGCCGGCGCTGGCTCGGCTGGGCACCGCTTTCCAGATCGTGGATGACCTCACGGACTTCGAGTTCGACCTGGACCGCAGGAGCCACAACCTGCTGGTCTCGCAGATCCGGCACCACGGCACTTCCCGGCAGCGGGCCAAGCTGGTCGAGCTGTGGGGCGGAGCCCCGGCGCGGCCCGGGCTGGTCGAGAGCCTGTTCCGCGAGCCGGCGCGCGCGGTGCTGGGGTGGGCGTACCGCGAGGCGCGCGCCGCGTTCCGCGCCTTCGAGGAGCTGGGCTTCTGGTTCCCCGCCCGCCTGGCCGATCAGGTGGTGCACGCCATTGTGGGGCTGGAGGGCGTGACCCGCATGGAGGCCATTGCTTCGCCCTAA
- a CDS encoding NmrA/HSCARG family protein: MVSSSARIVLVTGATGHQGGAVARHLLRDGSFRVRALTRDPSKPAARALVGQGAEVVQGDLDDRASLDRVLEGVYGVFSVQNFWETGFQREIDQGVRLADAARAAGVEHFVYSSVASAQRQTGLPHFESKWQIENHVRELDLPHTILRPVFFMDNWENPMMADPILGGKLAFPLSPDRQFQQIAVDDIGGFAALALAHREEWLGRELDLAGDSRSTEQVAAAFSRAVGREVTYFQVPWDQFRQAMGEEYYRMFRWFQDVGYDADVPTLRAIYPPLTDFDTYLKKAGWPARLPL, from the coding sequence ATGGTCAGCAGCAGTGCGCGCATCGTGCTAGTGACGGGCGCCACGGGGCATCAAGGCGGTGCCGTCGCGCGGCATCTTCTGCGCGATGGCTCGTTCCGCGTGCGCGCCTTGACGCGTGACCCGAGCAAGCCCGCAGCCCGGGCGCTGGTGGGGCAGGGCGCGGAGGTGGTGCAGGGCGATCTGGACGACCGCGCCTCGCTCGACCGGGTGCTCGAGGGCGTGTACGGCGTCTTCTCGGTGCAGAACTTCTGGGAGACCGGGTTCCAGCGGGAGATCGACCAGGGCGTGCGGCTGGCCGACGCGGCCCGGGCGGCGGGCGTCGAGCACTTCGTCTACAGCTCCGTGGCCAGTGCTCAGCGACAGACGGGGCTGCCGCATTTCGAGAGCAAATGGCAGATCGAGAATCACGTGCGGGAACTCGACCTGCCGCACACCATTTTGCGGCCGGTCTTCTTCATGGACAATTGGGAGAACCCGATGATGGCCGACCCCATCCTGGGCGGCAAACTCGCCTTCCCGCTCAGCCCGGACCGCCAGTTCCAGCAGATTGCCGTTGACGATATCGGCGGCTTCGCCGCGCTCGCGCTCGCGCACCGTGAGGAGTGGCTGGGACGGGAGCTGGACCTGGCCGGCGACTCGAGGAGCACCGAGCAGGTGGCGGCGGCGTTCAGCCGGGCGGTGGGGCGGGAGGTCACGTACTTCCAGGTGCCGTGGGACCAGTTCCGGCAGGCCATGGGCGAGGAGTACTACCGGATGTTCCGCTGGTTCCAGGACGTGGGCTATGACGCCGACGTGCCCACCCTGCGCGCGATCTATCCGCCGCTGACCGACTTCGATACTTACCTGAAGAAGGCAGGCTGGCCCGCTCGCCTGCCGCTTTAG
- a CDS encoding PIN domain-containing protein yields MPPRYLLDTNLCIALIRKSSPKAERRLARRRVTDVAISALTVAELEYGVAKSRQPKLNREKLDLFLQPLQVLSFDDAAALAYGAARASLEARGHMIGPIEMLLAAQALSLEATLVTNNTAEFRVDGLKVQDWTK; encoded by the coding sequence ATGCCGCCGAGGTATCTGCTGGACACCAACCTGTGTATCGCGCTGATTCGCAAGTCATCGCCGAAGGCGGAACGAAGGTTGGCACGCCGTCGGGTAACAGACGTGGCCATCTCTGCCCTGACGGTTGCCGAGCTGGAGTATGGTGTGGCGAAGAGTCGTCAGCCGAAGTTGAATCGGGAGAAGCTGGATCTATTCCTTCAGCCGCTTCAGGTCCTGTCTTTCGACGATGCCGCCGCCCTCGCCTACGGCGCGGCTCGTGCCAGTCTGGAAGCCCGCGGTCACATGATCGGGCCGATCGAGATGCTGCTCGCCGCGCAGGCGCTCAGCCTCGAGGCGACGCTGGTCACGAACAACACCGCCGAGTTCCGCGTGGACGGGCTGAAGGTGCAGGACTGGACGAAGTAG
- a CDS encoding nucleotidyltransferase domain-containing protein, producing the protein MSPEDHSILEEFAARVRELEPRARIWAFGSRARGTAHPESDFDLCIVVPERRDPLDSAIRDIAWEIGFERERVLTTVMLSAYDFEQGPMSASSLVANIRREGRAA; encoded by the coding sequence ATGTCTCCCGAGGACCACAGCATTCTGGAGGAGTTCGCCGCCCGAGTCCGTGAGCTGGAGCCGCGGGCCCGAATCTGGGCCTTTGGCTCGCGGGCGCGGGGCACCGCACACCCCGAGTCCGATTTCGACCTCTGCATTGTCGTGCCCGAGCGGCGCGATCCTCTCGACAGCGCCATCCGCGACATCGCATGGGAGATCGGGTTCGAGCGAGAGCGCGTCCTGACCACGGTCATGCTGTCCGCGTACGATTTCGAACAGGGGCCGATGTCCGCGAGCAGTCTCGTCGCCAACATCCGCCGTGAAGGTCGGGCCGCTTGA
- a CDS encoding c-type cytochrome: protein MRGLATLLLLLLAGCGADRPAAGGNAAAIDTAAIMALAEIPAATFDTVVWESESAAIARGADVFKWVCAPCHGPRGRGDGGYVIRGDTIHPPSFLEPDWRLANDPMGLRRKIYLGNNRGMPHWGERGMQARDVVALELFIRKSLRAPQGRGG from the coding sequence ATGCGTGGTCTGGCGACTCTGCTCCTGCTCCTGCTCGCCGGCTGTGGCGCGGACCGGCCGGCGGCCGGGGGAAACGCGGCCGCCATCGACACGGCCGCTATCATGGCCCTGGCCGAGATCCCGGCAGCGACCTTCGACACTGTAGTCTGGGAGAGTGAGAGTGCGGCGATCGCGCGCGGCGCCGACGTCTTCAAGTGGGTGTGCGCACCCTGCCACGGCCCGCGCGGCCGCGGCGACGGCGGCTATGTGATCCGGGGCGACACCATCCACCCGCCCTCCTTCCTCGAGCCCGACTGGCGCCTGGCCAACGATCCCATGGGACTGCGGCGCAAGATCTACCTGGGCAACAACCGCGGCATGCCGCACTGGGGGGAGCGGGGGATGCAGGCCCGGGACGTGGTGGCCCTCGAGCTGTTCATCCGCAAGTCGCTGCGCGCGCCGCAGGGCCGCGGCGGCTAG